In Hemibagrus wyckioides isolate EC202008001 linkage group LG16, SWU_Hwy_1.0, whole genome shotgun sequence, the sequence GCCGCTCATGGTCAACCCAATCTGTGCGGAAAAGATTGACCCAAAAGATGTGCTAAGACTCGGAGAGGATGTGATGCGCGAGGAGATCCGCAACTCTTTGCGCATGGCTCGCTTTTTCTCTATCCTTCTTCAGGACAAGATGAACATCGAAGGCAAGGATCAAATCCCCGTGTTCATCCGCTCTGTCAGTAACGATGGGTTTCCCCAGAAGCACTTGCTGGGGTTCCTGCCCTGTGATGTGGACTCAGACAGCCTGTACCTCATGCTCATGTCCGAGATCCGTAACAAGTGGGGACTCCGAATGGAGCACTGCCGAGGGTTTACTTACCTGACGACAGGCAGCTTGTGTCAGAAGCTGAAAGAATTCTCCTGTCGGATGCTCCGGGATTTCCCACAGGTTGTCCTGGCTCCCAGCGACCCTTATGCTTTCAACATGTGGCTGATCCGAGCCTTGCCCGTCCTTTCTGTACAGGATGTTGTTGACACTGTAGAGGAAGTGGCCGCTGTCTTGAGGCAGTCCGATACACTTGTGAAAAAACTGCATCTAAAGATTACAGCGGCGTACAGTCACATCAAAGGCGAGGTGGATCGTGTCAAGGAGTCTTGCCAAAACAACTGGGAATATGGCACGGATGCTTTCCAGACGATGTTGGACATCCTGGAGCCTCTGTTGAACAGCATAGGAGAGATGTGCACCAGCGCGCTGTCAGAGGTGGACACAACCGTCATGGAACAGCTGCTTAAGCTCAAGGAGAAGCTCAAGAACttcaacttcatcatcacccTGGTGATCCTTAAGAACACTCTGTGCTGTGTCAGCATCCTCAACCCGAGCCTGAGGGGGATAATCAGCATTAGCAGCACCTTGCAATACACTATCTCCAATGCCTTAAAGCTGCTCAACAAGCACCTGCAGGAAATCCCTATATTCCACAGGAAGTGGTTCTCCGATGCTGTGGGTAGGGCCAAAAAGTTGGGCGTGCTGGTCACTCTGCCGGCAGACACGGCTACAAATGGCGACTCTGACAGCAAAACGCCGACCTCACCGGAGGACTACTACAGGGAAACGCTAAGCAAAATGGTCCTGCAATACCTCATCGACGAGGTGAAGCGAGTCCTCGGCATCGAGATGGTCCGAATCCTGAGATGGCTGTCTTTAGTGCCATCGTACATGGCCGACCACAATTTCAGCATCCGCAAAGACAAGGTGGCTGATGCGAACCTGAACAATCTGGCTCGCCCGGACTCCTTCTATGATGAGCTGGGCTGCTGGGAAGTCAAGTGGAGACATGCGAGCAAACGCAGGATCCTGCCCACAGGCGTCTTTGCCACCTTAAAGATCCCTGATATTGGATTCTATCCCAACGTGCAGAGTCTGCTGAGAGTCCTGGGTTCCATCCCTTGCATCAATGCTGATGCAGACGTGTACGTGCAGTATGACATGGTGTTGGACAGGTATCGCTCCTACATGAAGGTGATGCCAGCTGAGAAAAGACTGTGCAACATGGCATTCATTTACGTCAATCAGGACGTGCACTTCAACATCGACGACATGGTGCAGTCATATGTGGAAAGCCATCCAGACATACTGCAGCTGCTTTGTAAGGTAAATGTGATGTCTTTTATAGTATTAGTGATGGTAATAGGTCACTATTGTATATTTAGTCAACCCCAAAATTTTGGTCATAATTAGTACTGTATTCTCTCTGAAATACTGCTTTCATAATTATTAGCACAGTTACAATCTAGTATTTAGAGAGACCTCTTTTAGAGAGAATAACAGTTCCTCTTAAAGTTGCTATAAATTCTCATGTTTACGCATGTTCATGTCCTTTTTCATTTGGAACTTCGTCTTATGACTCTGAACATGCTTAATGCAGTGTTGTTATCAGTTGTGTATTTCTAAAATCACTACCTGACTTGTTTGTTTGATGGATGAACAAGCCTCATATCtcaagggaaaaaagaaaagtttaaaaGCTGCTAGATATTTtctagaaaaaaagagagaagcaatacaaagaaatgcaatgTCACTTTTCCAATTGAGAGGAAATTTTTGAACCCTTTCTAATCCTGTGGGCTGTCAATAATGATGAACTTTTCATGATGGATTACAGTACaccagtttttttgtttttgtgtgtgtgttctcaggaTGATGTAATGGAGGTTCAACCTTCAGGTAAAACAAACCACCAAATACCCAGCCATTTCGTAATGATTTATTCAGATTGATAATATACCTGATTGTACATGATTATTTTTATCTTGTGTCTTATTTACATGTTTTCCAGCAACAGAAAATAGTACAAATGATGCCTCAAAAGAAGATATGGAGGAACCAAGAGAGATTATGTTGGACATGGAGTTGGAGAGGCCGAAACCAGCTGAGTGTTCAGGGACAGATAAAGAGGCGTTAAAGTCTGCGCTGAAGGCTGCACTCACTGCAGCATGCAACAGCCATAGCAGACAGTTTCAGGGAGGCCCTGAGGGTGAGGTTGAATACGTGACCAAATCTGAAATGAACGAGGTTTTGAAAGTATGCGCAGATGTAGTCAAAGATGGGATTCTTTCTGAAGcgggaaattctttcttctctctgttcGTTGATCGAGTGGTGAGGTTTGGTGAAACAGACTTCCTCCCGCTGTTTCTCAGGTTTGTAGACAGTTTTGATGTCATGCATTTGGAACTGATGGGGTTTGTGGAAGCGAACCTTGATACCGAGGCAATGTGCGAGCGCCTTTTTGACATTGTCACCAAAGAATGGCATCTCGATTTCAAATACTGCAGAGGCCAGGCTTACTTGGGTTCTGGGGAAATCTCGTACAAGCTCAAGGCCTTTGCATGCAAAGTTCAGGAGAAGTATCCTCTCGCAATATGCACTCATTCTTCCTGTTACTCTTTTAACACATGGTGGTCAATGACGGTTCCGGTGCCCTCCATCAGCAGAGCTCTAGATATACTTGAGAAGatagtgttgtttttcagcagcTCACCTGAACTTGAAAAACAGCTGGACCAAGTCATAGCTGTTGGTCTGCGTGAGAGCTACGAGAAGATCCATGAGTTTCAAGGAAACTTCTGTTCCTCTTGGCAGGAGAAGCATGACTCCTATGACGTTTTCTCTCAGATACTGGAGCCTCTGGTTGATTGTCTGGAGAGGTTCCATAACAGCAGTCCACCGATGTGGAGTTTAGCCATCATCAACCAAGCAAAGAAACTCTTGCAACTGATCCGAGACTTTGACTTCATCGTGGCAATAGTTGCTCTGAAGAACATCTCCTCTTTCACCAGAGAACTCAGTGCGGCTCTGCAGAAAGACCATTTCAGTGCTGCATCACAGCTCTGCCAGATCAGTGGCATTGTAGCCACACTCAACCGACTTAAGACTAACATTAAAGTGTTCCATCAAAACTGGTTCGATGAAGCGTGTTCCTTTGCTCAGAATTTAGGGGTGCAGGTTAAAGTGCCTGAGAGTGCACCATGTCCCAGGGACAGCCTGTTAAAACCAGGCGGATACTATAAAGATGCAGTCAGTGTCCCTTTAGTCGATCACATAATCAACTCTGTCAAGGACCATTTCTCAGATGACCACAAAGAAGCTCTCAATTTCTTATCTCTGGTCCCGTGCTCAGTAACCATGAGCTACACTTTTGAAAGCCTGAAGTCAAAGCCTCCATTGTACGTTGGTGACCTTCCGGATCCTGAAAACTTCTTCACAGAACTTTCTTGCTGGAAGGTTAAATGGAAAACCAAAGTGGTTTCTCCAACAATACCAGACACTATTTTTCAAACTCTCCGCCTGCCACTCATGCAGTATTTTGCCAACATTAACACGTTGCTGAAGATCATGTCAGTGTTACCAAGTACCACACTGGAGCATTGTGGAGAAGTAAAGCGGCATAAAATGTTTCAGGATTACCTGAGGAGCACATATGCTAAGGACAGGACTCCATGTTTAGCCATGCTTCAGGTGGGCACAAACTTCAACAGAGATCTGGACAGAATGGTGACTCAGTGTTTAAAAGTAACTCCACAGACACTGGAAGGTATCTGCCTGGTAAGGatcctttttaattttttgatcctgtatttaaataatattaaagtgCTTAAGATCATTAATGTCTACTTATTCCACCCAGGACAAAGAAGCAAAAACTCTGAGGAATTCTGAGATAAAAGCTGAAGGTATGTCAGTATATCTCTGTTGTTTAGTTTTATGCTAGCACACTTctacttgcttttttttttcttatactAAGATCTTCTCCTGTGTATAACAGACAACCACAATGACGAGGAGATGGAGGTTCAACAGGAAAGATCTACCAAAAAGCTCCCAGACTTCAATGAGTTAAAGGCAGAGGGTATGCACTTTTCCTAAAGATAGTTTGCATTAACTGGTTTAGACGTTTGTTAGCGCTAATATTTgtttgtgacttttttttgtagatAATCGCACCGCTGTGTTCAACAAAACTGAGACCCAGCAGGTTCCTGAAGTTGTCCCTGCTGTACTTTTGGAGGGACAGCAAGCGAAGCCTTTGGATGAGAACGGTCACTCTGACCAGCCTGTAGACAGTCTTCAGCGGGTCTTCATGGTGGCAGCGAGACTGGCCCGGAAAAAACATCTGTTTTCGGCCCTTCCCAAGGAAGAACAAGACTTTGTTATGCAAGATCTTGGTATGTGTCACTGGGACCAGGAGAACACAAAGCATTTTTCAGATGTGCTAGACAGTATTGCAAAGTCGATAAGAGAAACAATCCTTTCAGAAGTTCAAGAATctccatttttttccattattacCGACAAGGTGGTGTCTGTTGATGACAAGAAACACTTTCCTGTGTTTGTCCGGTATGTTGACAATTTCACACCGAAAGTAGAGCTTTTAGGGTTTCTGCCCTTAGACTCGAGCGCAGATGCAGCTACCCAAGCTAAGACTCTATCAAGTATCCTCTCCGATGAGTGGGGACTCCAAATGGGGTGCTGTCGTGGCCAGTCCTTCATGTGCATGGGTGCTGGGGGTCAAGGTCTGAGAAAGCTATCTTTAGATTTCTTAGCTAGCTTTCCTCTCGCTGTGAACACACCCAGTGAGTCCTGTGGACTTGCTTATTGGCTAGCAGTCAGCCTTCATAATGACCCCATCGCAAAGGTGCTTGGTGTAGTCGAGGACCTGTTACTTTTCTTTGATCAGTCACCAAGACTGCACGTTGAGCTTTCTCAGACAAGGGAAGGTCTCTTGAATACTCCTCGGGAAGCCCTCGCAGAGGTCCCAGAAACGTGTTTGTCgaagtggaaaaaaagagaagatttctttgacattttggTGGACATGTTAGAAGGAGTCCTGAGTTGTCTGGACTCTGTTAGCAACAATGCAGACGGTTCCTGGAGTAATAGCATGTCGATACATGCGCTGATGCTCTCCACAACTATTAGGGAATCAGATTTTGTTGTTTCCCTTGTGATCCTGAAGAATGCCTGCACTCCCCTGCGGAACTGCAGCACAATATTCCGCTGCGGCAATCCGGCTGATATCATCTGCGAGCTGGAGAAGATCCCTGTTATAATCGAGTCTCTTGTCAAGATGTTGGAGAACATCAATGTGGTGCACTATACCTGGTTCGAGGAGGCAACCCAGCTCGCTGCCAAAGTTGCTGGAGCACTCTCGTATCCAGACACAGTCAGCACCTATGACTCTCCAGAGGTGGGCTACAGAGAGACGGTCAGCATACCTGTCTTAAGTGGTCTGATTGAGGAAATGAAGTTCAACTTTTCGGAGTGTCACTTGAAAGCCCTCAGGGTCCTTTCTCTGCTTCCCACGTGCAATCCTCTGCCCATTCTCCCAGAGGCACCAGATAAGTTCTATACTATCTACCAAAGTGATCTACCTGAACCAGAAGCAGCAGAGGAAGAAATCAATGCCTGGGCCACTGTTTGGCGAGAGAAGTATCAGGACAGTTCACTGCCCACCTCAATCTCTGAGACTCTGCACCACCCTGAAGCTAAGGATCACCCTAACGTGACTACTCTTCTGAGGCTTGTTGCCGTGCTACCTAGCATTAGCATGGAGTGTGATCTGATGAAGACCACTCTTAACTCGTTGAGGAGCTTGATCGGGAATGACTATGATAGCATCAACAAGACCAACACTGTAATGCTTCTTATGCATTGCCCCATGCTGCAGACTTTAGAACAAGTGATCGACAGGTGTATGGAACTTGATGCAAAGAGCCGTGGCTTTCTTTCTCCGGTGTGTATTTATACAGTGTAGTACATTTTCAGATATATAACTGGATTTATGTGGTTGTACTAAAGCTGTGTCTGGTCTTTGACATTTTTAGGTGAAGGAGAGTCTCTGTGTTGTGAAGATGGATAGCGGTGAGTAGCTTTTTTTCTGGACACATTAAAGTGTGGTAAAGTATAAAGAtaatgttgtttgtttttccttcagCGGTAGCTGGGGTTCTATCAGAGGAAAATGTCAATATTACCAACTCTGGGGTTTCAGAGATCATAAATGGCACAGTTCCAATCAGCGCACAAGACCAGCCCACCACTACAGTGCAGTGTGACACTGGAGGTGTGCAACATAATCACACTCTTAGAATCTTCATCCTAATGTagcattttgttttgtctttgtttttctggtcattgttatttatgctttttcttctgttttcagAGATAAGCACTTCTGTTGTAGTTGGTACCACTGCAACTCCCAGGGATAGTGCCATGGAAATAACTGCTTCCAATGGACAAGCTGAGATACAGGAAACTTCTCCCATCAGCACAGATGGTCAGTCAGCAGCTACACATTCAAATGACTCTGAAATTGGTTCATCCACGGTCACTGCATCTGACAGAACACCAGTTGAACAAGATATTCCCAAAGAGCACAAAGCATTGTCCCCAGGTATaaccacagagctacaaaatGGAAATGCAGAGCTTCTAAATGAAGTACCAGCCCAAAATATCACCACTGAGCATAAAACAGCATCCAAGGATGTTGCCATGGCACTTATGGACCCACGAACAAAGGTGGCAGCTGAGGCTGTCATCACAGTATCAGAAGTGGCAGACCAGAGCGCAGAGCCGGTCACTGTAGAACCAGTCGCTGCAGCTGGGAATGCCACCATGGAAGTCACAGAGGTGGTGCAGGACATAATCACAAAGCCAGGAGTGGAAGCCTATGCTATAGAGACTCTAGCATCAGCACAGGATGTCATTCCAGATCTAGGTACAGCAGAGGATGTCTCCATGGATTGTACAGTGCCTGTAATTGGAGCGGCAGCCAAGGATGACGTTACTGAGCAAAGTGTCAACATGGAACCTGTACCTGAGGCAGCAGCCCCGATTGCTAACACAGAGCCTGTTACAGTATCCAAGGATGTCCCAAATGACTCCACAGTAGCGACAGATGTAGTCACTGCACTGCCTGTTAGAGGAGACAAAGATGTTACTGATCATGAAGCAGTAGAAAAAGGTGTCATGAGTGTGTCAGACATGGCAGTGGAAAGTGGCACAAAATCTGCACCCCAGGGTGTCGCTGCCAAGGAGCAGTCAACAGCAGTCCATGACAAAAGTACAAACCCAGTTGTAGTACCCCAGGAGATCACCATGGAGCTTGTTGCTACTGGACAAGATGCCAAGGGAATCCGAACAGAGTCTGGTGTTGGAGTCCAGATTGTGACAGCAGCACAGAGTGTCACCAGAGAGCCTGTAACATCAGCCCAAAGCGTGACCATTAAGCCAGATACAGCAGGAGAGGATCTCCTCAATGAATGTGATTCAGCAGTAACACAGTATGCTACCACTAAGTCTGGATCAGCGGTTCAAAATGATGCCCCAGATCATGGAACAACATCCGAGGCCTCACCAACGGAACCCCAAACAAATCAAGGTGTCACCCCAAGTAATGAACCCACAACATCCCTGGAAGTGACTGTGAAACCAGTAACATTACTTCAGGATATAAGCAGTGAAACCAACACAGCTGAGGATATCTCTTCTGTGACTGCATCAGAAGCCCAGATTTTTCCCATAGCAGAACTACAGAATGTCACCATACAACCTGTAACAACCAGACATGATGTTACCTTGGATGACCAATGCGGCTCCACGGAACCAAAAACAGCATTACCAGATGCCACAAATTGCACAGCAACAGTACAGTGTGGGGAGTCTGATACAACCGAGCAAGAAGTTATCGCAAAGCATGTGCCAGCAGACAAGGATGCTGCTATGGATACCACTGAATCAGACCATGGTGTTGCCTTACAGTCTGCACTAACAGCCAAGGACACTGTTCCTACAGAGTCAGCATCCGAGCATGTCCCCATGGAGCTTGATGCAGCATCAGAAAAAATAACCACAGATCCTGCAGGAACAGTGCAGGATGTTGTGATGGAGAGCCAAGATGAATCCAAAGCAGTGGCCTGTGATGTCACCATGGAGCCCATCACAGAAACCAAGGATGTCCCAGTGGGTCACATCGACAACCTAAAAACAGAAACTGAAAGTACTGGCCTAAAGGTTGACGTTCAAGATACTTCCAATCCGGTTATAGCATCAGCTCAGAATGGGACATGCCACTCCAAAATACCTGCTTCAGATGGCATAGATAAGGCTGTATCTGCCAATAAAGTCAGCGATGTCCAGTCTACCGCATCGTCAAAGGATGCCACAAGTGTTGCAAACAGCTTTACGGAAGCCGAAGTCAAGCATACAACTGTTCAAGATGATCTCAATCAATCCTATGCAATAACTCAAGATGGCACAGATCCCTCCAAAGAAGTAGCACAAGCAGCAGTTGAAGATGGCACTGAACCCCACAAGGGGGTTTTGTCATTCTACAGCAACCCTACTCAAGAGGCATTTTTCAGTGAAATTCAAAGTGCAAAGTTCTTTTCTATTATATGTGAACAGCAAATAGAGATAGAAGGACATACGTATATCCCCGTAGGGATCTGTTACCTTCAGAAACAAAAGACGCCCTGCGAGGATGTATTGGCTTATGTCCCACTTGACCAAGACATTGCTGCTTTTGTGGATTCAATGACGGCAGCTCTGTCCGAAAAGTGGGGCTTGAACTTGGCCTTCTGTCGGGGACAAAACCTGCTGACAGTAGGTGCTGCAGGTGCACAAGTGAGGGCAGCGGCAACGTTGTTGTCTCAGAGGTACCCACACGCCATACGCACTTTCAGCTCCACCATGTCTCTAAACACATGGCTGGCTAAATCGTGTATAATCTCTGAGATAGCGGACAGCTTCACGTGGGTGGAGAGGATGCTTCAGTGGGTGACTGAGGACGAGGAGAAACGGTCTGTATTACACAAAATGGTTGCGTCCCTGTTCCAACACAATGCAGTCAAGCACAGTGACCTGACTGATAGGCTGAGCAGAAGCCAATGGGAGAGGAGCCATGATACTCTGGATCTTACCGTAGAAATCCTGGAAGCCATCATGCTCACTTTGAATGATATTAAAGATAGCCATGACATCCAGGCAGAAAGAACACAGGCTGGTGACTTCCTCATCATTCTGCAGAACTTTGAGTTCATTTTGACACTCGTGATCATGAAAAATGTCCTGGGTCCCACAAAAAGTTTAAGCCAGAATCTCCAGGGTCAACCTCTGGATGTGTATCAAGCTGTCACCAGCCTGACTGAAGTACTTTCTACACTGAGCGATATGAAAGCCAACATTGACACTCACCTTCAAACCTGGTACCAAGAAGCTGTGGAATTCGCTTCTAAGTTACAGATCAGCGTGGACCATACTTCACAGGAGTGCTTGATCATTTATTGTAGAGACATTGTCAGCAAAGGAGCGATAGATCACGCTGTTTGCGAGATCTCCGAGCTTTGCTCAGACCACGCTCTGTCAGCCGTGCGCTGCATGCAGGTTGTGCCTTATGTCATATCCAAGAAGGAAGGATGCTGCATGGAATCTGAGGTCTTCAAGTTGTACCAGGATGATCTCCCAGACTCTAGCGCTCTGCAGGTGGAGCTTCTGAAATGGCGTGAGAGATGGTTGGACACAGATGAACAGCCTCTTCCTGCTGGTCTTCTAGACACGCTCAATGCCACAGATGCAGAGTTCTTCCCCAACATTGAGACACTTCTCAGGCTCCTTGTGATCTTGCCCTGTTTCAGAAAAGAGGATTTGATCAGACAGGGAAAGAAGAGTCTCATTGAGTTCAACCACCAGAGATCTTTACTCGAGCTGTATCCTTTATAGAGTGGTAACCGTTAACCTGTCAACCCTCAACTGCCCCCTAAAACTAGCTTTCCATTAATTAGGGTGTCGTATACTGCTGAAGTCCTCAGTGTTTTACTCACTGTATCCTGGTTACAGCTGATCAAATCTGAGCATAGGTTTCAGtagagttattttgttttgttttaattagaGATCTAATTAGAACTGTACACTTTACGTATAAtctaattgttttattattttgttttcttgtctTATTTTTATCTTGTGTGATGTGGACTAAGAAAGAGGACTGCCTACAGGGACCAATGTcttgccaaaaaaaaagtggaaaaaggaagaaaaatacaTGCCCTAGCCAGGGCTCTAATGCTTTTGTGCctttatgcaaaaccttaccCTGACTCTTGGAACATAAGGACTAAGTTTGTCTGCAAGAATGCTTTCAAGCCAAGCTTTTTGGAAGCTTCCCAGCATCTTCAGGaacttttacaatttttttttttaatcatgtaaatcctatgaaaaaaaataacaatccAGATGTGTTCAGTCCAGTTACACGCATTTAGTCAAATAAGCTGTGGGTTTCAAATCACCTGAATCATGTCACGCTCATTCACACGGCACAAATGCTGAAATGCTACGTTCCATTATGTGTCAAAAACAAGTTTCATTTCTTTGCAGTTTGACTTGGATGCATTGGTTTCTGTAAACACTTTCTCCCAAAAATCCTTCTCATGGAAAGAAggattcaaatatatatatatttgactaaaataaataaaaatgatttaaatgaaaCCGCCTTTTCAACGCTTAATTCTGATTCGAAGACTGTGACTGCAGTGTCACAAAATGTCCACAAGAGGGCAGTCTTGGCTTTGTGTCGTAATGGATGTTACTTTCTCAAGCAAATCTCAAGCGTATCCGTGCCTTATTTTCATTGAATACGTGCGTACTAATTAGTGAAATGGTTGGTTTGTGCCTTAATTTGTGGATAAATGACAAATCGTTAATCAGGAATTGCTTTGTCTTTCTATTAGTTGTTTTGTAATTGTCTAGTGTCAATTACATTACTTTGTAACCTCAAATGAAAggggaaagccttcccaaactGTCTTACTGAAGTTACTCTGTATTTCTTTTGTCTTAAGACATAAAAGAATGATTTGGTCACAAGTTTAAATCGAGTCCATGTCCAGTAGTCTAGCATATTCAACTGAAGATAAACAGGTTGAGGAGGTGTCTGAAATTTCAAACTGAGTGTGATCTGAATGTCCAAAAATCACTGGTAGGAGAATT encodes:
- the si:dkey-250d21.1 gene encoding uncharacterized protein si:dkey-250d21.1 isoform X2; translated protein: MPDCCAAADCKQSSDQRNVSFFRFPLDPERCKQWVGNCRRPDLQTKTPEYLHRNFKLCSRHFETSLIQKESELKTVLKDGAIPTIFDFTTKKGNATAQNSNRKRKIQATAAEPLEAKKVKDDAQPETVAQNVIEDSTENAVEQEPAPVRPEKEDPATSKAKETLKSHFKETLAFTGFSIVNNVAASATKTMGGGAVGPLMVNPICAEKIDPKDVLRLGEDVMREEIRNSLRMARFFSILLQDKMNIEGKDQIPVFIRSVSNDGFPQKHLLGFLPCDVDSDSLYLMLMSEIRNKWGLRMEHCRGFTYLTTGSLCQKLKEFSCRMLRDFPQVVLAPSDPYAFNMWLIRALPVLSVQDVVDTVEEVAAVLRQSDTLVKKLHLKITAAYSHIKGEVDRVKESCQNNWEYGTDAFQTMLDILEPLLNSIGEMCTSALSEVDTTVMEQLLKLKEKLKNFNFIITLVILKNTLCCVSILNPSLRGIISISSTLQYTISNALKLLNKHLQEIPIFHRKWFSDAVGRAKKLGVLVTLPADTATNGDSDSKTPTSPEDYYRETLSKMVLQYLIDEVKRVLGIEMVRILRWLSLVPSYMADHNFSIRKDKVADANLNNLARPDSFYDELGCWEVKWRHASKRRILPTGVFATLKIPDIGFYPNVQSLLRVLGSIPCINADADVYVQYDMVLDRYRSYMKVMPAEKRLCNMAFIYVNQDVHFNIDDMVQSYVESHPDILQLLCKDDVMEVQPSATENSTNDASKEDMEEPREIMLDMELERPKPAECSGTDKEALKSALKAALTAACNSHSRQFQGGPEGEVEYVTKSEMNEVLKVCADVVKDGILSEAGNSFFSLFVDRVVRFGETDFLPLFLRFVDSFDVMHLELMGFVEANLDTEAMCERLFDIVTKEWHLDFKYCRGQAYLGSGEISYKLKAFACKVQEKYPLAICTHSSCYSFNTWWSMTVPVPSISRALDILEKIVLFFSSSPELEKQLDQVIAVGLRESYEKIHEFQGNFCSSWQEKHDSYDVFSQILEPLVDCLERFHNSSPPMWSLAIINQAKKLLQLIRDFDFIVAIVALKNISSFTRELSAALQKDHFSAASQLCQISGIVATLNRLKTNIKVFHQNWFDEACSFAQNLGVQVKVPESAPCPRDSLLKPGGYYKDAVSVPLVDHIINSVKDHFSDDHKEALNFLSLVPCSVTMSYTFESLKSKPPLYVGDLPDPENFFTELSCWKVKWKTKVVSPTIPDTIFQTLRLPLMQYFANINTLLKIMSVLPSTTLEHCGEVKRHKMFQDYLRSTYAKDRTPCLAMLQVGTNFNRDLDRMVTQCLKVTPQTLEGICLDKEAKTLRNSEIKAEDNHNDEEMEVQQERSTKKLPDFNELKAEDNRTAVFNKTETQQVPEVVPAVLLEGQQAKPLDENGHSDQPVDSLQRVFMVAARLARKKHLFSALPKEEQDFVMQDLGMCHWDQENTKHFSDVLDSIAKSIRETILSEVQESPFFSIITDKVVSVDDKKHFPVFVRYVDNFTPKVELLGFLPLDSSADAATQAKTLSSILSDEWGLQMGCCRGQSFMCMGAGGQGLRKLSLDFLASFPLAVNTPSESCGLAYWLAVSLHNDPIAKVLGVVEDLLLFFDQSPRLHVELSQTREGLLNTPREALAEVPETCLSKWKKREDFFDILVDMLEGVLSCLDSVSNNADGSWSNSMSIHALMLSTTIRESDFVVSLVILKNACTPLRNCSTIFRCGNPADIICELEKIPVIIESLVKMLENINVVHYTWFEEATQLAAKVAGALSYPDTVSTYDSPEVGYRETVSIPVLSGLIEEMKFNFSECHLKALRVLSLLPTCNPLPILPEAPDKFYTIYQSDLPEPEAAEEEINAWATVWREKYQDSSLPTSISETLHHPEAKDHPNVTTLLRLVAVLPSISMECDLMKTTLNSLRSLIGNDYDSINKTNTVMLLMHCPMLQTLEQVIDRCMELDAKSRGFLSPVKESLCVVKMDSAVAGVLSEENVNITNSGVSEIINGTVPISAQDQPTTTVQCDTGEISTSVVVGTTATPRDSAMEITASNGQAEIQETSPISTDGQSAATHSNDSEIGSSTVTASDRTPVEQDIPKEHKALSPGITTELQNGNAELLNEVPAQNITTEHKTASKDVAMALMDPRTKVAAEAVITVSEVADQSAEPVTVEPVAAAGNATMEVTEVVQDIITKPGVEAYAIETLASAQDVIPDLGTAEDVSMDCTVPVIGAAAKDDVTEQSVNMEPVPEAAAPIANTEPVTVSKDVPNDSTVATDVVTALPVRGDKDVTDHEAVEKGVMSVSDMAVESGTKSAPQGVAAKEQSTAVHDKSTNPVVVPQEITMELVATGQDAKGIRTESGVGVQIVTAAQSVTREPVTSAQSVTIKPDTAGEDLLNECDSAVTQYATTKSGSAVQNDAPDHGTTSEASPTEPQTNQGVTPSNEPTTSLEVTVKPVTLLQDISSETNTAEDISSVTASEAQIFPIAELQNVTIQPVTTRHDVTLDDQCGSTEPKTALPDATNCTATVQCGESDTTEQEVIAKHVPADKDAAMDTTESDHGVALQSALTAKDTVPTESASEHVPMELDAASEKITTDPAGTVQDVVMESQDESKAVACDVTMEPITETKDVPVGHIDNLKTETESTGLKVDVQDTSNPVIASAQNGTCHSKIPASDGIDKAVSANKVSDVQSTASSKDATSVANSFTEAEVKHTTVQDDLNQSYAITQDGTDPSKEVAQAAVEDGTEPHKGVLSFYSNPTQEAFFSEIQSAKFFSIICEQQIEIEGHTYIPVGICYLQKQKTPCEDVLAYVPLDQDIAAFVDSMTAALSEKWGLNLAFCRGQNLLTVGAAGAQVRAAATLLSQRYPHAIRTFSSTMSLNTWLAKSCIISEIADSFTWVERMLQWVTEDEEKRSVLHKMVASLFQHNAVKHSDLTDRLSRSQWERSHDTLDLTVEILEAIMLTLNDIKDSHDIQAERTQAGDFLIILQNFEFILTLVIMKNVLGPTKSLSQNLQGQPLDVYQAVTSLTEVLSTLSDMKANIDTHLQTWYQEAVEFASKLQISVDHTSQECLIIYCRDIVSKGAIDHAVCEISELCSDHALSAVRCMQVVPYVISKKEGCCMESEVFKLYQDDLPDSSALQVELLKWRERWLDTDEQPLPAGLLDTLNATDAEFFPNIETLLRLLVILPCFRKEDLIRQGKKSLIEFNHQRSLLELYPL